Genomic segment of Marmota flaviventris isolate mMarFla1 chromosome 4, mMarFla1.hap1, whole genome shotgun sequence:
CTTGCCCAGGGCTCTTCTGCCTCCTCTGATCAAGGTGGCATTGAATAGGTTCAGTCAGATCTTGGTGTCCCACAGCAGCAACTGTAGGTAATGAGAGACATTCAGTCTGAGCCTGCCTTGAGAGTCCAGCAGGAAACAGGATGCAACTTGCCTAAAATCAGGAGCTCAGGATGCTTTTAAGTAAGAGAAGGAGGATTCATTACAGCTTAGAAAGGGTGGAAAAGAGGTGACTCATGAGGACTGTGGAGAGGATGGAATCTTGTTTAGAAGAGAAGTTGATTGTGTCAGACAGGGTGTAGCTATGAATCAATGAAGACAGTTCATATCCTGGGATGAAATAGAAGGCCTCTGGCTCATGGAAGATTATCCATGGGCCCCTTCACACCTGCTTTCAGTAAGGAGTATGTTACCCCAGCAGATTTTGGTTCTAAACTACAACAATGATAGGCTTCATTGGACCAGCAATGGGGAACCACTGGTTGGATTTTTGGTCATTTTTCATAATGTGTCTCTTAGAAATacttctaaccataacccataacAACAATGCTGTTGCAACACTTATCTAAACCGATACTCTGAGTACTAACCAGTCAGTCCCAATGTGACAGTGAGGCCACCAACCTGTACACAAAAATCCATGCACAGAGCAACTTTTCTACTTGAAGAGACCATTTATTCCTACTTTTCTCCATATAGAAGAAGGAATCAAGGCCCTTGGTGAAATGTTAACTTGCAGGGGGTGTCAAATGTAAATATAACCATTTGTAATAACCATTTCACTGCTACATCCCAAGCCTATGAAAatgaactgaaatatttttagtaaagGGATTCTGCAGCGAAAATTGACACAACACTGGATTAGGTGGACTTCCATAAATTATATCACCTGAACTTGGCCTCTCAGCATTTAAGGTAAAGTTGGTCAAAACTAGGGCAGTTCCACTGGTACAGTCCAAAACTTGTTGCTACCAGTGGATCTAACTATTGAACCCTGAGTGGCTGTGGTGGAGTTGGGAATATCCCAGGAGAATCTGTGGAAGAATCAATAGATTTGGTCAGAACTCATTTGTACCTTTAAGCTAACAAGTACTTTGCATTGGTGTACCCCATaccccaaatatttattatatgctaAAGATTGGGTGAATTACTCAAGTGAACAAGCTACTCATTATTAGAGAACATATAGAAACTTGTTCAAGATTGTTTAGGAGCTGTATATTTAATCCTGTGGCAAACCAAATTGGTTTTGCCCTCACCATTTTGGAGGAGGATAGAGTCAGTGCTCAGGAAGAGATTTAAAAGTGCTTACTTTCCTAGACCCAGAGAAATTATCCAGATTTGTCCAGACTAGTGATCTCTATgtcatgttcatttttcttttctagcacCAACCTCCCAGAGAACAGGATGGATTGGGGCACACTACAGACTATCCTGGGGGGTGTCAACAAACACTCCACCAGTATTGGTAAAATCTGGCTCACTGTCCTCTTCATTTTTCGCATCATGATCCTTGTGGTGGCTGCCAAGGAGGTATGGGGAGATGAGCAAGCTGATTTTATCTGTAATACTCTCCAGCCTGGCTGCAAAAATGTTTGCTATGACCACCACTTCCCCATCTCTCACATCCGGCTTTGGGCACTGCAGCTGATCTTTGTGTCCACACCAGCACTCCTGGTGGCCATGCATGTGGCCTACCGGAGacatgagaagaaaagaaagttcatGAAGGGAGAGATGAAGAATGAATATAAGGACATTGAAGAGATCAAAACCCAGAAGGTTCGTATTGAAGGGTCCCTGTGGTGGACCTACACCAGCAGCATCTTCTTCCGGGTCATCTTTGAAGCTGTCTTCATGTATGTCTTTTACGTCATGTACAATGGCTTCTTCATGCAGCGTCTGGTGAAGTGTAACGCCTGGCCTTGTCCCAATACGGTGGACTGCTTTATttccaggcccacagaaaagacTGTCTTTACGGTGTTCATGATTGCAGTATCTGGAATATGTATCCTGCTAAATGTCACAGAATTGTGTTATTTGCTCATTAGATACTGCTCAGGGAAGTCCAGAAAACCAGTTTAACACATTTGCCCAGCTGTTAGAAAAAGATTGCATGAAAGGATGAAGCAACCTGTGCTTAGCTGTCAAGGTTCAGTCACCAGCATTTCCCAAGACAAAGATTCCCATCTTAAATGCAACCATTCTACCCCCTCCCCAGGAGGCCTCACATGAAACTCCAGATGCCTCCATGGGGCTCTACCCTCCCAAAGCTCCAAAATaaagccctaactctatgcctgtATTAATTTTTACTAAAGTTAGTTCCAGTAAGATCCTGTGTTGGTAGGGCTTATTCCTGtaagatattttcatattttaaacaaaggattctggtatttgtttcttctttggggaagggagagagaaagagccaGGTTATAAAAGAAATGCTGAGAAAGTTCAAGAGCTTCCCTTTGAATACTTTTGCCAAGTTTCCCCCAGTTAAAGGTGAACATAGAAAATTGTGGTTCTTTTATTTGCTTTGGAAGTTTTAATCTGTAACAATGGACAAAGTTATCTAATGCTTCAAGCTctgttgtccttttttttttttttttttaatgaagacttTAAAATAAGATAGGTTCTTTTGATGTATTGGAAACCATTATATGTTCCTCCTATTTCAAAGTCTCAGATTGTGATATGTAAATGGTTTGTATTAGATCctacaatttaatttaaaagatggCCTTTTGGTTATGAGTACTTTGCAGTGCTGCCAAGAGGCAGCCTGCTATATTAATAGTGATTATGTTGTGCACAACAACGTTGCAGCCTCTCTCAAGACAAACTAGAAGTTCTTAGTGATGGCCTATGATAGCAGATGgcctcttttcaaaaattttagttttgcatAAGAAGTACAGACTAGAGATACCACCAGTTGCTACTTGCAACAAGGCTGACTCAAcatcctctcttctcctccaacATTTGCCTTCTTCATTACTGTGGTACATAGTACCCAACCTCAAAAGAACACTGATTTAAAGAGGTTGCGCCGGAATTGTTTTGCCACAGTACAATTTAATGGTGCAGAACAAAAGGGGGTTGGGAGACAGGGGGgtttactatttttaaagaaccaatGGAAAGACTAGACTCTAAAGTCTGTTgattaaaaatgagtttttttctactttgaataTTTGTTTGCTGTTCTCTTCAGCAtccatttttttaagtgaaaatagaaTTATAATAGGCCTTTGTAGAAATAGAAACTAGGGTTTAGATCAATATGTAATAGTTTAATAGGACAAATTGAATCCTGATATTACCATTATGCTTGACATTTCCAAAAAACAATAATCGACATAACTTCAATGAGGGTAAACATTTTCCTGTTGGCAAAAAATAGTAATGTAAGACCATTTTGTAATAATAAATAGCTTTCATTACTTGCTTGTTACTGAAATACTTTTGTAAAGTCTCAAATATcacttaaaatgttaaaatataactAATACACACACTGATTCTTTAAAATCTAAGTTTttgtaaaatatcaaattttaacttaatattttgcataagtatattcatattttatatttgataacaTCTCATGAGTATATTAACAGGTTATATCTACCCACTGTTCTGGGATTCTTCTGCTTCAGTTAAAGCAAAACCTctgtgactaaaaaaaaatattggtaagaaaggaagaaaaagattatttctgTCCAAACTCATGCCATTTCTCACAGATTTTGACTAACACCATCCTAAGAAGGATACAATGTGAAGATTAGAAAAAGCTGAGAGAATACTAAACTTGGGTTAGTTATGTGGTCAGTTTGGCTCCTAGATGAATCACaggacttaaaaaatttaaaatattcttcatatatagaattcatattaaaaaaattaaactgtccTTCCTGAAGAAAACTGGCTGAGGCATGAAAAAGAAAGTTCTTCTAAGGTACCTTTTccatggaaatttatttctctctagtAGTATGTAACCAAAGCTGGCTTATGAAACTGCTTTGTGTTTCTTGGTGGTCATACCAAGGGAAATACACCTGCCAGACCAGCCTGTCTGAGCATGACTGACTGTATGTGTGCAGCTGTCTCCAGATGGCCACCAATGCCTATGTCCTTCGAGGTACAAGCTTTCTGTCCAAGGCTTCAAAGCATTTCACACATCAATAATTGAGTATTTTATAGAGtgccatacattttaaaaatgaatttaaaaggataaaaagaagccCACTTCCCACCTAAGTATTAGAAAAGAGGTACATAATCCCTACCTACTTTTCAAAGTGCCCTGCACATAGGCTGTTATAATAACTCACAACTTTTTAAATAGCTAGTTTCACTCCTACAAACTATGAAGATTATTACTCTCAAGGTATTAAAAGACAGAGCCCAAGTAATTACAGACCACTACTGCCCATTTTAAAGAACCGATAAAAAGGTCTGGACATATGCCTGAAAATTAAAGTTTGAACTCTGAAAGCAATAATTCCAAATCTGTATTTGTATCTCAAATCAATGATTAGCAATttgtatggggaaaaaaaatcctgtttagAAGGGTGTCCTGCCAGCTGAGCCCTCCATGTGTATGAGCTCTGGTGGTTTATAAGCAGTGAGTACAGCCAAGTGACAATTTTACCTGCATGAGATTCATTAACAAACTAGAGAACAATTGTCAAACAATTCTTCATAGATGTGCACTTTCAAAAGACAGGCCACAGCTGGTGTGAGTGGATCAGGTCTACTCAGAGGACCAATGGTGTGTTCTGTAGAAGTCCTTGGCCTGAGCTGCCCTAGTCACTGTCCCTAACCAAGTCATCCACCAGAAAGCAGCCAGCAAATTCTGAGAGCTAGAAGTGTAGATGGGAGCTCACTCACTCtaacctcaatttccttatccTACAATGGGCTTCCTGAATACTTCCCAAATTTAGTGGCAGTCAAATGAGAAAACTTATGTAAAATCTCTTCACCTAGGATGGCACTAAGAAAGATATATTGTCATCTCTTTTCCACTTGATAAATCCCAAGCTGGAGAAATGATGGATGATTTTTTAGGTAGGAAGGACTCTAACAAAGTTTGATCACCTGGaagcttgaaaaaaaatacacatttacacaaagtctgaaaaaaaaaaagtatgaggcAGGGGTAAGAGAGACCAGCCACATCAGCATTGGGTAGAATGGCTGAGTGCAGatacagcaacagaaaaaaagataaggtGATGACAGCTATGTTAGTCCATAATTCAAGAAACTCAACATTGTAACAAAGAAAGGTATTGATTTGCTGGCCAAGGTCTCTACCTTTCATATGTATCACCAAATACTTTTACATCTATTCTCCTTGTTCATCCCCACAGCAGCACTAAAGTGTTAGGCTATTAGGCTTACTTCTACGGAATGCATCGAGAAGATGCAGCTCAACAAGACAACATATCAAGTCCAAAAGCCAACAGCAGCCCGTCCTACTATATAAAGGAGATGGATTGGACCTGTTGGTCCAATAGGAGTCCTTCCCCAGCCCATCTTTCCTAATGTTGATAAGATTCAGGAGACAATTTCAACTTCATGAGACATTCTATTCCATCCCACATATTGTTAATGATTCATTTCCTTAGGTGATACATATTGCACACCAACTAAGTGCCAGGAAATATTAGGTACTGGGTCTATAACtttgaacaaaacaaaagctcAGCTTTCTTGATGAAGGAGGCAGACTGTAAAAAAATCCCTGCAGATACTATCTGCTATTGGAAAGTGATGGAGAAAAATAAGACCATGTAAGGGAAACAGGAAGTGCCTGGGCACCCAAAAAATGCTACTTAAGGTAGGCTGATCGGGGAAGGTCTCTCTGTTGACACCTACAGGAACTGGGTAACAAACAACAACATAAATATCTTAGGAAAGTGTCCTAGTGAAAGAGGAAGGTCAGGACATCACAGTGTGGCTTGATGGGAGGAAATGAGACCAAACAAGAAGGCAATTGGGTCAGATGTGGTGTGCAGGCCACTGTGAGGACTTACAATTTTGCAAGACTCTTTCCCATGTTATGCCCAAATCTGCCTCCTTACTGCACCTGTTCTGTAGCATTTGTTCTGCCCTCTCTTGGTAGACCAGAAATAAGTCTACTTTCTACTCCAGCACCCTGAAAATGGCTGAGAATAGAGCCAAATTCAATCTTGACTTTATTCTCTATTTACACAGCTTCACATTCCCCAAttagatatttatttacttatgcaATATTAAGCTACTGCTGTGTACTGCCCTACTAGGTAAAGACTGCCTTAAGCTTCCCTAAGAAAGAATGAAGAGCATTCTCTGATTGTCAAGCTGTAGTGACTGCCAGAAGAGTCCTCCTCATGGCAGGAAATACACACTTTATGGTAGCACCATGGAATCACTGTTATGGATATATTAGGTAATttccatttatcattttaacaGCTTTATCAACTTTGctcagtttaaaacaaaaaggcaacAATGTAACTTGTATAATTATAGacaatatataatttcattttaaataatacagaaacatacaaaatcaaaagggaaattcaGAGCCaggtggtggtgtgcacctgtaattccagcaagtcagaagactgaggcaggaggatcacaaattggagaccagcctgggcaactgggTGAGActatgtcttaaaattaaaaatttttttaaaaagagttggagatgtaaaacaccttgggttcaatccctagtactagaaaataaaaggggaaggggagaatTCAGTCTCATTTCACTCTCCTATCCAGTAATCTCAGTATCCACATCTCAATGTATATACttcatattttttccatataattatacaagcagaCTGTCCCCCAACCAACcatggttaaatttaggattttaaaactttctgaTGGTGTAAAAGCAGTACACATATAGTAGAAATAATACCTTGAATTTTTAACTTAGATCTTTTCCTGGGTTTGAGCACCATGTGGGCGGATCCTCTCTCAATGCTGGGCAGTGACAGCAACAGAGACCACATCCTAATTCCCcatcaccccacccccccaaaagcTCCATGAACACCAGAGAAAATAACCGACACTCTATGGTatgctgtgttgctaagctatgtTTGTAGGTTGATGGATTAAatgaattttcaatttaaaatactttcaactTACAGTGGGGTTATAGTATATAACCCCATCAGAAGTAAAGGAACCTCTTtacttatatacatacacacaaaagcatACATAATGATTTTGGTTAGCACTTCCTATATCATTTTTCTCAGTGATATTTTCCTATTTAGTAATGTGCCCTGGAAATCTTTCAAGAtcagtatatataaatatttattctttcaacaatGTACATTGTCCCATAGAATGACAGAGTTGTGTTATTTAACCATCTCCTTGTTCAGGAACAGTTATGCCATTTCCAATTTTTCATAAAACTGCCCTTCCACCCCCTATCAAAACAGATGTTCCCTTTGcagttaaatacatttttctaacCTACATTCATGGCTGTCCATTTTCCATGTTAAGCCTCATCTTACTGGTTTTGGCTCATCTTCCTGGTTCTGGCTCATCCTTCTGGTTCATCCAGATCTTTTTGAATCGTGTCTTCAGTTTATTAGCAGTTCCATCCAACTTTACGGCATCTGTCAGTTTAATGAGCGTTCTTTCTCTGTGGTCACTTAAGccaataaaaatgttgaatgtgGAATGCCACCAAAGATTTCTTTCTAGCTCCACATGAGTTCATTTACCAAAGAGATTCAAGATTGAAGTTTTAAGAATAAATGTACTAAGCCACATTTAGTTTGCAAGTTTCCACCATGACAGTAAGGCTTTGTCAAgtgttttgcaaaaaaaaaaaaaattatctaagcGTGTCTACCATTTCATtaatcattttcaaaatacatttaacaAGATCTTCATATGAGCAGAGCATTATTCTAGGCCTCTAGGACACAAAGATGGATTTGAAAGGAGGTCATAATGCAGGTGACAGATGCATATAAAGTGGGTACTTTACAAAACATTACAGTTTGTGGCAAGCTGGAAATGAAAGGTGCAACAAAGCCTTCAAGAGGTCAGGACATTGAAATGgttattttgattttcttgaaGGTCCCAGGAAcaacttcatgaaaattaaatcacAAAAGACCACAGGCTTTTGCCAGAAAACGACCTCAGACTGGTGGTTAGTTTGATATTTTGGTTTCTTTGAAAAGTTAATTTATCAAAGACTCGTTTTGCTACTTGATATTATAACTGGCTGAAGGATTTCTTGGAAGCCCTTTGTGCAGACTAGAACCTGCAATGATGTGTAAAGCCTCTCTCTGCTGCCATCTTCTGTCTATAAGGAGTTAGGACACTGCCTCTTTCCAAACCCCTGGGGCACCAGTTCCTATCTAAGAAATTCCTCCCCGTGAATAGCCACTTTTATCCCTCCATAAAAACCTCATTGTTGCCATTGTTCAGGAGTTTGTATTTCCAGTTTGTGGATACCTACCCATTGTTGTTTTGTTAGAttaaccataaaaaatgaaaaacacaagttCACACAAACACAACTATTTCTTCTCACCAACAGTATAACTTATAAGCAAAAGAAGTACAATATCAGTAAATGTTTATAATCTCACAGTTATACTTAGTGGCTTTCTACaaggttctttttagtttttcctcAGACTTCACTAACAATTCTGCCACTTAGGACCGTAAATGCCATGAAATCAGATTACTTCTTTCTCAACACTAGTCCATGCAGGGAAAtttccctattaaaaaaaaaaaaagtttaaattgttATCTTAACCAGATAACAATTTATACATTGttatgcatacctgtaatcccagctactccagaggctgagacagggggattgcaagttcaaagtcagccttggcaacttagtgagaccctgtctcaaaataaaataaaaagggctggggatgaaactcaatgataaagtgcccctaagttcaattcccagtaccatcacaaaaaaaaaaagtcagtgtctAATATTAAGATGGCAGCTCTTTAAAGAGTCAGCATCATTTggttttaatagttttatattcGTAAGGAGAGAAATCACTCAAAAATTTCACTCTCTGTTAATTGcaatgtctctttttaaaaacctaaaatatgGGTTTATGGAAATTTTGAATCACAGTAACTCAAGAAagaatttttcccatttttccctGCCTTTGCCAA
This window contains:
- the Gjb2 gene encoding gap junction beta-2 protein, translating into MDWGTLQTILGGVNKHSTSIGKIWLTVLFIFRIMILVVAAKEVWGDEQADFICNTLQPGCKNVCYDHHFPISHIRLWALQLIFVSTPALLVAMHVAYRRHEKKRKFMKGEMKNEYKDIEEIKTQKVRIEGSLWWTYTSSIFFRVIFEAVFMYVFYVMYNGFFMQRLVKCNAWPCPNTVDCFISRPTEKTVFTVFMIAVSGICILLNVTELCYLLIRYCSGKSRKPV